In Macadamia integrifolia cultivar HAES 741 chromosome 13, SCU_Mint_v3, whole genome shotgun sequence, one DNA window encodes the following:
- the LOC122059555 gene encoding cysteine-rich receptor-like protein kinase 10 isoform X3 — protein MEPSMGTTSRTQLILLFFFVALSFLLSFCICSDPIYLGHICPDTIPLFSSNSTYQSNLKTLLSSLSSNATFNSNNSYSNATVGQNRDTVYGLYYCTGYVTFDVCSNCVNFAAVDLPRRCRNRKISYIWYNECMLRYSYLSFFSTVSVSPSFMLYNPHNISDPTRFSKLLGDTMDEAATEASPKLERFAIKEANFTNSQTLYCMVQCSPDLSGKDCNSCLVGIIAELPSSFNGLQGGRILNPSCNIRFEMYRFFPVTASALSPTHNLLPPPPPGNGATTASPPSNRTTIPENEGNFSKKIVAIVVPIVVAGVILFSVLLYCFLIRKKKQDPSKENGLCIGGNTIEAESLQFDFSTVLTATDNFADVNKIGEGGFGEVFKGKFPNGQEIAVKRLSRYSRQGAEEFKNEVLLVAKLQHRNLVRLLGFCLEGEEKILIYEFVPNKSLDYALFNPENCVQLDWQSRYKIISGIARGLLYLHEDSRLRIIHRDLKASNILLDWEMNPQISDFGTARIFGVDQTQARTNRIIGTYGYMPPEYVIHGQFSAKSDVFSYGVIVLEIVSGKKNGSLYETDSAESLMSHAWRHWTAGTAFELIDPIMRENCSRRCS, from the exons ATGGAACCCTCCATGGGCACGACCTCAAGAACCCAACTCattttgctcttcttcttcgtcgccCTCTCGTTCTTGCTTAGCTTCTGCATCTGCAGCGACCCTATTTACCTCGGCCACATTTGCCCAGACACAATTCCTCTTTTCAGTTCCAACAGCACCTACCAGTCCAACCTCAaaacccttctctcttctctctcttccaacgCCACCTTCAACTCCAATAACTCCTACTCCAACGCCACCGTCGGCCAGAATCGCGACACCGTTTACGGCCTCTACTACTGCACAGGCTATGTCACCTTCGATGTGTGCAGCAATTGTGTCAACTTCGCTGCTGTGGACCTTCCCCGGCGCTGCCGCAACCGGAAAATCAGTTATATTTGGTACAACGAGTGTATGTTGCGCTACTCCtacctttccttcttctccacCGTCTCCGTCTCCCCTTCATTCATGTTGTATAACCCTCATAACATCTCTGACCCAACTCGATTTTCTAAGCTCTTGGGTGATACAATGGACGAGGCCGCCACTGAAGCTTCCCCCAAGTTAGAGAGATTCGCCATTAAAGAAGCTAATTTCACAAATTCTCAGACACTGTATTGTATGGTTCAGTGTAGCCCTGATTTGTCAGGGAAGGACTGTAACAGTTGCCTTGTGGGTATCATCGCTGAGCTCCCCAGTAGTTTTAATGGTTTGCAAGGTGGAAGGATTCTCAATCCCAGTTGTAATATCAGGTTTGAGATGTACCGTTTCTTCCCGGTCACAGCTTCGGCACTTTCTCCTACCCATAATCTTCTCCCTCCGCCGCCTCCGGGGAACGGAGCGACCACTGCTTCGCCTCCTAGTAACAGAACTACCATTCCAG AAAATGAAGGAAATTTTTCCAAGAAAATAGTTGCCATTGTTGTTCCCATTGTTGTGGCAGGAGTGATTCTTTTCTCTGTTCTCTTGTATTGTTTTCTAATTCGGAAGAAAAAGCAGGATCCCTCAAAGGAGAATG GTTTGTGCATAGGTGGCAACACAATTGAAGCAGAATCATTGCAATTTGATTTTAGTACAGTCCTTACAGCCACGGACAACTTTGCAGATGTAAATAAGATTGGTGAAGGAGGATTTGGTGAAGTTTTCAAG GGTAAATTTCCTAATGGACAAGAAATTGCTGTGAAGAGGCTCTCAAGATACTCAAGGCAAGGTGCAGAAGAATTCAAGAATGAGGTTCTCCTAGTTGCAAAGCTTCAACACCGGAATCTAGTCAGGCTCTTGGGATTTTGCTTGGAGGGAGAGGAGAAGATACTCATCTATGAGTTTGTACCCAACAAAAGCCTTGACTATGCCCTATTCa ACCCTGAGAATTGTGTGCAGTTAGATTGGCAGAGTCGTTACAAGATCATAAGCGGGATTGCTCGGGGACTCCTTTATCTTCATGAAGATTCCCGCCTTCGAATTATTCATAGAGACCTTAAAGCAAGCAATATCTTGTTAGATTGGGAAATGAATCCCCAGATTTCAGATTTTGGGACAGCAAGAATTTTTGGCGTAGACCAAACTCAAGCAAGAACAAATAGAATAATTGGGACTTA TGGTTATATGCCTCCGGAGTATGTAATTCATGGGCAGTTTTCAGCCAAATCAGATGTGTTCAGCTATGGCGTAATAGTTTTGGAGATTGTAAGTGGAAAGAAGAATGGCAGTTTATATGAAACAGACTCTGCTGAGAGCCTTATGAGCCAT GCATGGAGACATTGGACTGCAGGAACCGCCTTTGAGTTGATTGACCCAATTATGAGAGAAAATTGTTCAA GAAGATGTAGCTGA
- the LOC122059555 gene encoding cysteine-rich receptor-like protein kinase 10 isoform X2, producing MEPSMGTTSRTQLILLFFFVALSFLLSFCICSDPIYLGHICPDTIPLFSSNSTYQSNLKTLLSSLSSNATFNSNNSYSNATVGQNRDTVYGLYYCTGYVTFDVCSNCVNFAAVDLPRRCRNRKISYIWYNECMLRYSYLSFFSTVSVSPSFMLYNPHNISDPTRFSKLLGDTMDEAATEASPKLERFAIKEANFTNSQTLYCMVQCSPDLSGKDCNSCLVGIIAELPSSFNGLQGGRILNPSCNIRFEMYRFFPVTASALSPTHNLLPPPPPGNGATTASPPSNRTTIPENEGNFSKKIVAIVVPIVVAGVILFSVLLYCFLIRKKKQDPSKENGGNTIEAESLQFDFSTVLTATDNFADVNKIGEGGFGEVFKGKFPNGQEIAVKRLSRYSRQGAEEFKNEVLLVAKLQHRNLVRLLGFCLEGEEKILIYEFVPNKSLDYALFNPENCVQLDWQSRYKIISGIARGLLYLHEDSRLRIIHRDLKASNILLDWEMNPQISDFGTARIFGVDQTQARTNRIIGTYGYMPPEYVIHGQFSAKSDVFSYGVIVLEIVSGKKNGSLYETDSAESLMSHAWRHWTAGTAFELIDPIMRENCSRSEIMRCIHIGLLCVQEDVADRPTMASVVLMLNSFSVTLMSPSQPAFFVRSRMDSDQSKSRSIPLSANEASISELEAR from the exons ATGGAACCCTCCATGGGCACGACCTCAAGAACCCAACTCattttgctcttcttcttcgtcgccCTCTCGTTCTTGCTTAGCTTCTGCATCTGCAGCGACCCTATTTACCTCGGCCACATTTGCCCAGACACAATTCCTCTTTTCAGTTCCAACAGCACCTACCAGTCCAACCTCAaaacccttctctcttctctctcttccaacgCCACCTTCAACTCCAATAACTCCTACTCCAACGCCACCGTCGGCCAGAATCGCGACACCGTTTACGGCCTCTACTACTGCACAGGCTATGTCACCTTCGATGTGTGCAGCAATTGTGTCAACTTCGCTGCTGTGGACCTTCCCCGGCGCTGCCGCAACCGGAAAATCAGTTATATTTGGTACAACGAGTGTATGTTGCGCTACTCCtacctttccttcttctccacCGTCTCCGTCTCCCCTTCATTCATGTTGTATAACCCTCATAACATCTCTGACCCAACTCGATTTTCTAAGCTCTTGGGTGATACAATGGACGAGGCCGCCACTGAAGCTTCCCCCAAGTTAGAGAGATTCGCCATTAAAGAAGCTAATTTCACAAATTCTCAGACACTGTATTGTATGGTTCAGTGTAGCCCTGATTTGTCAGGGAAGGACTGTAACAGTTGCCTTGTGGGTATCATCGCTGAGCTCCCCAGTAGTTTTAATGGTTTGCAAGGTGGAAGGATTCTCAATCCCAGTTGTAATATCAGGTTTGAGATGTACCGTTTCTTCCCGGTCACAGCTTCGGCACTTTCTCCTACCCATAATCTTCTCCCTCCGCCGCCTCCGGGGAACGGAGCGACCACTGCTTCGCCTCCTAGTAACAGAACTACCATTCCAG AAAATGAAGGAAATTTTTCCAAGAAAATAGTTGCCATTGTTGTTCCCATTGTTGTGGCAGGAGTGATTCTTTTCTCTGTTCTCTTGTATTGTTTTCTAATTCGGAAGAAAAAGCAGGATCCCTCAAAGGAGAATG GTGGCAACACAATTGAAGCAGAATCATTGCAATTTGATTTTAGTACAGTCCTTACAGCCACGGACAACTTTGCAGATGTAAATAAGATTGGTGAAGGAGGATTTGGTGAAGTTTTCAAG GGTAAATTTCCTAATGGACAAGAAATTGCTGTGAAGAGGCTCTCAAGATACTCAAGGCAAGGTGCAGAAGAATTCAAGAATGAGGTTCTCCTAGTTGCAAAGCTTCAACACCGGAATCTAGTCAGGCTCTTGGGATTTTGCTTGGAGGGAGAGGAGAAGATACTCATCTATGAGTTTGTACCCAACAAAAGCCTTGACTATGCCCTATTCa ACCCTGAGAATTGTGTGCAGTTAGATTGGCAGAGTCGTTACAAGATCATAAGCGGGATTGCTCGGGGACTCCTTTATCTTCATGAAGATTCCCGCCTTCGAATTATTCATAGAGACCTTAAAGCAAGCAATATCTTGTTAGATTGGGAAATGAATCCCCAGATTTCAGATTTTGGGACAGCAAGAATTTTTGGCGTAGACCAAACTCAAGCAAGAACAAATAGAATAATTGGGACTTA TGGTTATATGCCTCCGGAGTATGTAATTCATGGGCAGTTTTCAGCCAAATCAGATGTGTTCAGCTATGGCGTAATAGTTTTGGAGATTGTAAGTGGAAAGAAGAATGGCAGTTTATATGAAACAGACTCTGCTGAGAGCCTTATGAGCCAT GCATGGAGACATTGGACTGCAGGAACCGCCTTTGAGTTGATTGACCCAATTATGAGAGAAAATTGTTCAAGAAGTGAAATTATGAGATGCATTCACATTGGGTTATTGTGTGTTCAGGAAGATGTAGCTGACAGACCCACAATGGCATCTGTAGTTCTCATGTTGAACAGCTTCTCAGTTACTCTCATGTCACCCTCACAACCTGCATTTTTTGTGCGAAGCAGAATGGATTCAGATCAATCTAAAAGTAGGTCGATACCATTATCTGCCAATGAAGCTTCGATCAGCGAGTTAGAGGCCCGATAA
- the LOC122059555 gene encoding cysteine-rich receptor-like protein kinase 8 isoform X4, giving the protein MEPSMGTTSRTQLILLFFFVALSFLLSFCICSDPIYLGHICPDTIPLFSSNSTYQSNLKTLLSSLSSNATFNSNNSYSNATVGQNRDTVYGLYYCTGYVTFDVCSNCVNFAAVDLPRRCRNRKISYIWYNECMLRYSYLSFFSTVSVSPSFMLYNPHNISDPTRFSKLLGDTMDEAATEASPKLERFAIKEANFTNSQTLYCMVQCSPDLSGKDCNSCLVGIIAELPSSFNGLQGGRILNPSCNIRFEMYRFFPVTASALSPTHNLLPPPPPGNGATTASPPSNRTTIPENEGNFSKKIVAIVVPIVVAGVILFSVLLYCFLIRKKKQDPSKENGLCIGGNTIEAESLQFDFSTVLTATDNFADVNKIGEGGFGEVFKGKFPNGQEIAVKRLSRYSRQGAEEFKNEVLLVAKLQHRNLVRLLGFCLEGEEKILIYDGYMPPEYVIHGQFSAKSDVFSYGVIVLEIVSGKKNGSLYETDSAESLMSHAWRHWTAGTAFELIDPIMRENCSRSEIMRCIHIGLLCVQEDVADRPTMASVVLMLNSFSVTLMSPSQPAFFVRSRMDSDQSKSRSIPLSANEASISELEAR; this is encoded by the exons ATGGAACCCTCCATGGGCACGACCTCAAGAACCCAACTCattttgctcttcttcttcgtcgccCTCTCGTTCTTGCTTAGCTTCTGCATCTGCAGCGACCCTATTTACCTCGGCCACATTTGCCCAGACACAATTCCTCTTTTCAGTTCCAACAGCACCTACCAGTCCAACCTCAaaacccttctctcttctctctcttccaacgCCACCTTCAACTCCAATAACTCCTACTCCAACGCCACCGTCGGCCAGAATCGCGACACCGTTTACGGCCTCTACTACTGCACAGGCTATGTCACCTTCGATGTGTGCAGCAATTGTGTCAACTTCGCTGCTGTGGACCTTCCCCGGCGCTGCCGCAACCGGAAAATCAGTTATATTTGGTACAACGAGTGTATGTTGCGCTACTCCtacctttccttcttctccacCGTCTCCGTCTCCCCTTCATTCATGTTGTATAACCCTCATAACATCTCTGACCCAACTCGATTTTCTAAGCTCTTGGGTGATACAATGGACGAGGCCGCCACTGAAGCTTCCCCCAAGTTAGAGAGATTCGCCATTAAAGAAGCTAATTTCACAAATTCTCAGACACTGTATTGTATGGTTCAGTGTAGCCCTGATTTGTCAGGGAAGGACTGTAACAGTTGCCTTGTGGGTATCATCGCTGAGCTCCCCAGTAGTTTTAATGGTTTGCAAGGTGGAAGGATTCTCAATCCCAGTTGTAATATCAGGTTTGAGATGTACCGTTTCTTCCCGGTCACAGCTTCGGCACTTTCTCCTACCCATAATCTTCTCCCTCCGCCGCCTCCGGGGAACGGAGCGACCACTGCTTCGCCTCCTAGTAACAGAACTACCATTCCAG AAAATGAAGGAAATTTTTCCAAGAAAATAGTTGCCATTGTTGTTCCCATTGTTGTGGCAGGAGTGATTCTTTTCTCTGTTCTCTTGTATTGTTTTCTAATTCGGAAGAAAAAGCAGGATCCCTCAAAGGAGAATG GTTTGTGCATAGGTGGCAACACAATTGAAGCAGAATCATTGCAATTTGATTTTAGTACAGTCCTTACAGCCACGGACAACTTTGCAGATGTAAATAAGATTGGTGAAGGAGGATTTGGTGAAGTTTTCAAG GGTAAATTTCCTAATGGACAAGAAATTGCTGTGAAGAGGCTCTCAAGATACTCAAGGCAAGGTGCAGAAGAATTCAAGAATGAGGTTCTCCTAGTTGCAAAGCTTCAACACCGGAATCTAGTCAGGCTCTTGGGATTTTGCTTGGAGGGAGAGGAGAAGATACTCATCTATGA TGGTTATATGCCTCCGGAGTATGTAATTCATGGGCAGTTTTCAGCCAAATCAGATGTGTTCAGCTATGGCGTAATAGTTTTGGAGATTGTAAGTGGAAAGAAGAATGGCAGTTTATATGAAACAGACTCTGCTGAGAGCCTTATGAGCCAT GCATGGAGACATTGGACTGCAGGAACCGCCTTTGAGTTGATTGACCCAATTATGAGAGAAAATTGTTCAAGAAGTGAAATTATGAGATGCATTCACATTGGGTTATTGTGTGTTCAGGAAGATGTAGCTGACAGACCCACAATGGCATCTGTAGTTCTCATGTTGAACAGCTTCTCAGTTACTCTCATGTCACCCTCACAACCTGCATTTTTTGTGCGAAGCAGAATGGATTCAGATCAATCTAAAAGTAGGTCGATACCATTATCTGCCAATGAAGCTTCGATCAGCGAGTTAGAGGCCCGATAA
- the LOC122059555 gene encoding cysteine-rich receptor-like protein kinase 10 isoform X1, with product MEPSMGTTSRTQLILLFFFVALSFLLSFCICSDPIYLGHICPDTIPLFSSNSTYQSNLKTLLSSLSSNATFNSNNSYSNATVGQNRDTVYGLYYCTGYVTFDVCSNCVNFAAVDLPRRCRNRKISYIWYNECMLRYSYLSFFSTVSVSPSFMLYNPHNISDPTRFSKLLGDTMDEAATEASPKLERFAIKEANFTNSQTLYCMVQCSPDLSGKDCNSCLVGIIAELPSSFNGLQGGRILNPSCNIRFEMYRFFPVTASALSPTHNLLPPPPPGNGATTASPPSNRTTIPENEGNFSKKIVAIVVPIVVAGVILFSVLLYCFLIRKKKQDPSKENGLCIGGNTIEAESLQFDFSTVLTATDNFADVNKIGEGGFGEVFKGKFPNGQEIAVKRLSRYSRQGAEEFKNEVLLVAKLQHRNLVRLLGFCLEGEEKILIYEFVPNKSLDYALFNPENCVQLDWQSRYKIISGIARGLLYLHEDSRLRIIHRDLKASNILLDWEMNPQISDFGTARIFGVDQTQARTNRIIGTYGYMPPEYVIHGQFSAKSDVFSYGVIVLEIVSGKKNGSLYETDSAESLMSHAWRHWTAGTAFELIDPIMRENCSRSEIMRCIHIGLLCVQEDVADRPTMASVVLMLNSFSVTLMSPSQPAFFVRSRMDSDQSKSRSIPLSANEASISELEAR from the exons ATGGAACCCTCCATGGGCACGACCTCAAGAACCCAACTCattttgctcttcttcttcgtcgccCTCTCGTTCTTGCTTAGCTTCTGCATCTGCAGCGACCCTATTTACCTCGGCCACATTTGCCCAGACACAATTCCTCTTTTCAGTTCCAACAGCACCTACCAGTCCAACCTCAaaacccttctctcttctctctcttccaacgCCACCTTCAACTCCAATAACTCCTACTCCAACGCCACCGTCGGCCAGAATCGCGACACCGTTTACGGCCTCTACTACTGCACAGGCTATGTCACCTTCGATGTGTGCAGCAATTGTGTCAACTTCGCTGCTGTGGACCTTCCCCGGCGCTGCCGCAACCGGAAAATCAGTTATATTTGGTACAACGAGTGTATGTTGCGCTACTCCtacctttccttcttctccacCGTCTCCGTCTCCCCTTCATTCATGTTGTATAACCCTCATAACATCTCTGACCCAACTCGATTTTCTAAGCTCTTGGGTGATACAATGGACGAGGCCGCCACTGAAGCTTCCCCCAAGTTAGAGAGATTCGCCATTAAAGAAGCTAATTTCACAAATTCTCAGACACTGTATTGTATGGTTCAGTGTAGCCCTGATTTGTCAGGGAAGGACTGTAACAGTTGCCTTGTGGGTATCATCGCTGAGCTCCCCAGTAGTTTTAATGGTTTGCAAGGTGGAAGGATTCTCAATCCCAGTTGTAATATCAGGTTTGAGATGTACCGTTTCTTCCCGGTCACAGCTTCGGCACTTTCTCCTACCCATAATCTTCTCCCTCCGCCGCCTCCGGGGAACGGAGCGACCACTGCTTCGCCTCCTAGTAACAGAACTACCATTCCAG AAAATGAAGGAAATTTTTCCAAGAAAATAGTTGCCATTGTTGTTCCCATTGTTGTGGCAGGAGTGATTCTTTTCTCTGTTCTCTTGTATTGTTTTCTAATTCGGAAGAAAAAGCAGGATCCCTCAAAGGAGAATG GTTTGTGCATAGGTGGCAACACAATTGAAGCAGAATCATTGCAATTTGATTTTAGTACAGTCCTTACAGCCACGGACAACTTTGCAGATGTAAATAAGATTGGTGAAGGAGGATTTGGTGAAGTTTTCAAG GGTAAATTTCCTAATGGACAAGAAATTGCTGTGAAGAGGCTCTCAAGATACTCAAGGCAAGGTGCAGAAGAATTCAAGAATGAGGTTCTCCTAGTTGCAAAGCTTCAACACCGGAATCTAGTCAGGCTCTTGGGATTTTGCTTGGAGGGAGAGGAGAAGATACTCATCTATGAGTTTGTACCCAACAAAAGCCTTGACTATGCCCTATTCa ACCCTGAGAATTGTGTGCAGTTAGATTGGCAGAGTCGTTACAAGATCATAAGCGGGATTGCTCGGGGACTCCTTTATCTTCATGAAGATTCCCGCCTTCGAATTATTCATAGAGACCTTAAAGCAAGCAATATCTTGTTAGATTGGGAAATGAATCCCCAGATTTCAGATTTTGGGACAGCAAGAATTTTTGGCGTAGACCAAACTCAAGCAAGAACAAATAGAATAATTGGGACTTA TGGTTATATGCCTCCGGAGTATGTAATTCATGGGCAGTTTTCAGCCAAATCAGATGTGTTCAGCTATGGCGTAATAGTTTTGGAGATTGTAAGTGGAAAGAAGAATGGCAGTTTATATGAAACAGACTCTGCTGAGAGCCTTATGAGCCAT GCATGGAGACATTGGACTGCAGGAACCGCCTTTGAGTTGATTGACCCAATTATGAGAGAAAATTGTTCAAGAAGTGAAATTATGAGATGCATTCACATTGGGTTATTGTGTGTTCAGGAAGATGTAGCTGACAGACCCACAATGGCATCTGTAGTTCTCATGTTGAACAGCTTCTCAGTTACTCTCATGTCACCCTCACAACCTGCATTTTTTGTGCGAAGCAGAATGGATTCAGATCAATCTAAAAGTAGGTCGATACCATTATCTGCCAATGAAGCTTCGATCAGCGAGTTAGAGGCCCGATAA